One window of Methanothermobacter thermautotrophicus genomic DNA carries:
- a CDS encoding NOP5/NOP56 family protein translates to MKCYLTGCIAGPLAFSEDLELIDYEPFPVDEIPGRLAESGRGGVSPEEMRMLERLTPEYDEVVVEASPSREYAGFSNLRFEVPSRAGIHLRENLEDILAEILDMPAGDFIHDALISVARERLRESLRETDRSIIQAINALDELDEETGKLIERLREWYSLHFPELDGIRSHEQYVELIAEYGDRDQILKNFRMDVDESLGSDMTGEDLHVLQGLAESIRGLQRLRAETERYIDIKMEKLAPNLRALAGSNVGARLIAHAGGLRELAMLPSSTIQVLGAEKALFRHLKSGARPPKHGVIFQHPAIRSSPWWIRGKVARLLAGKIAIAVRKDVFSREFDPGIVESFNERFEAIKNNNPKPPAGKKGFRRKRK, encoded by the coding sequence ATGAAGTGTTATCTTACAGGTTGCATTGCAGGTCCTCTTGCCTTCAGTGAAGATCTGGAGCTCATAGATTATGAACCTTTCCCGGTTGATGAGATCCCCGGAAGGCTTGCTGAGTCAGGGAGGGGTGGTGTTTCGCCAGAGGAGATGCGGATGCTCGAGAGGCTCACCCCGGAATACGATGAGGTTGTGGTTGAGGCCTCACCATCCAGGGAGTATGCAGGGTTCAGTAACCTCCGGTTCGAGGTCCCAAGCAGGGCAGGCATCCACCTCCGGGAGAACCTTGAGGATATCCTGGCAGAAATACTGGACATGCCCGCGGGGGACTTCATACATGACGCCCTCATCTCGGTTGCGCGTGAAAGGTTGAGGGAGTCCCTCCGGGAGACAGACAGGTCCATAATACAGGCCATAAATGCCCTCGATGAACTTGATGAGGAGACCGGGAAGCTCATAGAGAGGCTGAGGGAATGGTACTCCCTCCACTTCCCTGAACTCGATGGTATCAGGAGTCATGAACAGTACGTTGAGCTCATTGCGGAGTATGGTGACCGGGATCAGATACTGAAGAATTTCAGGATGGATGTTGATGAGAGCCTTGGCTCAGATATGACCGGGGAGGACCTACACGTCCTCCAGGGCCTTGCAGAGAGCATAAGGGGTCTTCAGAGGCTGAGGGCGGAGACAGAGAGGTACATTGACATAAAGATGGAGAAGCTTGCCCCCAACCTTAGGGCCCTCGCAGGGTCAAATGTTGGTGCGAGGCTCATAGCCCATGCCGGGGGTTTGAGGGAACTTGCCATGCTACCATCCTCCACAATACAGGTCCTTGGAGCTGAGAAGGCCCTTTTCAGACACCTCAAATCAGGGGCAAGGCCACCGAAGCATGGGGTCATATTCCAGCACCCAGCCATAAGGTCATCCCCCTGGTGGATCAGGGGAAAGGTTGCAAGGCTCCTGGCTGGTAAGATAGCCATTGCAGTAAGAAAGGACGTTTTTAGCAGAGAATTCGATCCAGGGATAGTTGAATCATTCAATGAGAGGTTTGAGGCCATTAAAAATAATAACCCGAAGCCTCCGGCAGGGAAGAAGGGTTTCAGAAGGAAGAGGAAATGA
- a CDS encoding fibrillarin-like rRNA/tRNA 2'-O-methyltransferase — protein MYAVKNVKGIDGVFIMKNSLLTINLNPGVKVYGERVLEWGGREHRVWDPRRSKLAAAILNGLRSFSLSSYSRVLYLGASAGTTASHISDIVTDGRVYCIEFSPRMMRELLGVCESRKNMVPILEDASRPLSYLRMVEAADLVYCDVAQPDQTRLFTENMDCFLKRDGYGLIMIKARSIDVTRSPRKIFREEVGKLESSGFRIIDQVGLNPYEKDHMAVLVKRDV, from the coding sequence GTGTATGCTGTGAAGAATGTTAAGGGTATTGATGGCGTCTTTATCATGAAGAACTCCCTCCTCACCATTAACCTCAACCCGGGTGTGAAGGTCTATGGTGAGAGGGTTCTTGAGTGGGGTGGCAGGGAGCACCGTGTATGGGACCCCCGGAGGTCAAAGCTTGCTGCAGCCATACTTAACGGTCTAAGGAGTTTTAGTCTGAGCTCATACTCCAGGGTTCTCTATCTGGGTGCATCAGCCGGGACAACCGCCTCACATATATCTGATATCGTCACGGATGGCAGGGTCTACTGCATCGAATTCTCACCCAGGATGATGAGGGAACTCCTGGGTGTATGTGAATCCAGGAAAAACATGGTCCCAATCCTCGAGGACGCCTCAAGGCCCCTAAGTTATCTGAGGATGGTTGAGGCTGCTGATCTTGTGTACTGTGATGTTGCACAGCCCGACCAGACCCGTTTATTCACTGAGAACATGGACTGCTTCCTGAAGAGGGATGGTTATGGACTAATAATGATAAAGGCCCGGAGCATAGATGTTACAAGGAGTCCCAGGAAGATCTTCCGGGAGGAAGTGGGGAAGCTTGAGTCTTCTGGTTTCAGGATAATTGATCAGGTGGGTCTCAATCCCTACGAAAAGGACCACATGGCGGTTCTGGTCAAAAGGGATGTTTAA
- the pheA gene encoding prephenate dehydratase, which produces MAYLGPEGTFTEEAARRVGEELIPFDSILEVLGAVATGRASRGVVPIENSIEGPVGVTLDLLAWEYDLCIEGEIILRVRHNLLVNPGVSMDEIREVYSHPQSLAQCRGFLEELGASTHSTPSTAAAARTIMGRRECAAIGTRRAADIYGLEAIAENIQDFDPNFTRFIVLSEGDHEPTGRDKTSIVFSLSEDKPGGLHEILGFFADAGVNLTKIESRPSKRGLGKYIFFVDFQGHRKDQHVREILGSIAERTPFFKILGSYPEMTDY; this is translated from the coding sequence ATAGCCTACCTGGGCCCTGAGGGGACATTCACAGAGGAGGCAGCCCGGAGGGTCGGTGAGGAACTCATTCCCTTTGATTCAATACTCGAGGTGCTGGGTGCAGTGGCCACTGGAAGGGCATCACGGGGTGTTGTACCCATCGAAAACTCAATAGAGGGGCCGGTGGGGGTCACCCTTGACCTTCTTGCCTGGGAATATGATCTCTGCATAGAGGGTGAGATAATACTCCGCGTAAGGCACAACCTCCTTGTTAACCCGGGTGTATCCATGGATGAGATCCGGGAGGTCTACTCCCATCCCCAGTCCCTTGCACAGTGCAGAGGGTTCCTGGAGGAACTGGGTGCCTCAACACACTCAACACCAAGCACGGCTGCAGCTGCAAGGACCATAATGGGGAGGAGGGAATGCGCGGCCATAGGAACGAGAAGGGCTGCGGATATATATGGCCTCGAGGCGATTGCAGAGAACATCCAGGACTTTGACCCCAACTTCACAAGGTTCATAGTCCTTTCAGAGGGTGACCATGAACCAACAGGAAGGGATAAGACCTCCATAGTCTTCTCACTATCAGAGGATAAACCAGGGGGACTCCATGAGATCCTGGGGTTCTTCGCGGACGCAGGAGTCAACCTCACCAAGATAGAGTCCCGCCCATCAAAGAGGGGTCTTGGCAAGTACATATTCTTTGTGGATTTCCAGGGACACCGGAAGGACCAGCATGTAAGGGAAATACTAGGGAGCATAGCTGAAAGGACCCCCTTCTTCAAGATTCTGGGTTCATATCCTGAAATGACTGATTATTGA
- a CDS encoding dihydroorotate dehydrogenase, whose translation MLETSICNIELRNPTILAAGVMGSMASSLNRIYRGGAGAVVTKSFSLKPNPGYRNPTTVEVTGGVINAIGLSNPGVEAFREELKLVDEEVPLIASVYGASPEEFASAAASVEEYADMIELNVSCPHAMAGCGAAIGQDPELTFRVVSAVKDAVDAPVSTKLTPNVTDIVEIARSAEEAGSDALTLINSLGPGMKIDIKTARPILSNAFGGMSGPAIKPVAVRCVYDVYRSVDIPIMGVGGVRDFQDAVEFLFAGARAVQIGTAIMYDGPEVFMKICRGLEAFMMAEGFSSVDEMVGLAHD comes from the coding sequence ATGCTTGAGACCAGCATATGTAATATTGAACTCCGGAACCCGACCATACTGGCTGCAGGGGTCATGGGTAGCATGGCATCGTCCCTTAACAGGATTTACCGTGGGGGTGCAGGGGCTGTTGTGACCAAGTCCTTCTCACTCAAGCCCAACCCGGGATACAGAAATCCCACAACCGTGGAGGTCACAGGCGGGGTCATAAACGCAATTGGACTCTCAAACCCAGGTGTTGAGGCATTCAGGGAGGAGCTGAAGCTGGTGGATGAGGAGGTACCTCTGATAGCATCAGTCTATGGAGCCTCACCCGAGGAATTTGCCTCAGCAGCGGCTTCAGTGGAGGAATACGCTGACATGATTGAACTGAACGTCTCCTGCCCCCACGCCATGGCAGGGTGTGGTGCAGCAATTGGACAGGACCCTGAACTGACCTTCAGGGTTGTTTCTGCTGTTAAGGATGCAGTGGACGCCCCGGTATCCACCAAGCTCACACCAAACGTCACAGACATCGTGGAGATAGCACGGAGTGCCGAGGAGGCCGGTTCAGACGCCCTTACCCTAATAAACTCCCTCGGACCCGGGATGAAGATCGATATAAAGACAGCAAGGCCCATACTCTCCAATGCCTTCGGAGGCATGTCAGGTCCGGCAATAAAACCCGTCGCGGTCAGATGCGTCTATGACGTTTACCGCAGCGTTGATATCCCCATAATGGGTGTGGGAGGTGTCAGGGACTTCCAGGATGCAGTCGAGTTCCTCTTTGCAGGTGCAAGGGCCGTTCAGATTGGAACAGCCATAATGTATGATGGCCCCGAGGTTTTCATGAAGATATGCAGGGGCCTTGAGGCCTTCATGATGGCCGAAGGATTCTCATCGGTGGATGAGATGGTGGGGCTGGCACATGATTAG
- a CDS encoding transcription elongation factor NusA — MVLPICDVCLKSGILCQGCENKLKTGEVTQTELEIAKVLYRIGEGKLGFKRAIDLDGIVIIITEADEVGKLIGKGGKIVKAISRAIGKKVRVVGENSDLKSVAEDVLAPARISGINIVFGRDGEERFKIRVMREDARRVPGKLETLNNIIEMLTGERTVVVIDDT, encoded by the coding sequence ATGGTATTGCCAATATGCGATGTCTGTCTTAAAAGCGGAATTTTATGTCAGGGCTGTGAAAATAAACTTAAAACAGGGGAGGTAACTCAAACTGAACTGGAGATTGCAAAGGTTCTATACAGGATTGGAGAAGGAAAACTGGGATTTAAAAGGGCCATAGACCTTGACGGGATAGTCATAATAATCACAGAGGCTGATGAGGTCGGTAAACTCATAGGAAAGGGCGGTAAAATTGTAAAGGCAATATCAAGAGCCATAGGAAAGAAGGTCCGCGTCGTCGGAGAAAACTCAGACCTCAAATCAGTTGCAGAGGACGTTCTAGCACCTGCAAGGATATCAGGGATCAACATTGTATTCGGGAGGGATGGTGAAGAACGCTTCAAGATAAGGGTCATGAGGGAGGATGCCAGGAGGGTGCCTGGCAAACTGGAAACCCTCAATAATATAATAGAAATGCTGACCGGTGAGAGGACGGTTGTAGTTATAGATGATACTTGA
- a CDS encoding AI-2E family transporter — protein MIERLRGALTSASFPVMALLLLSAIVVYPLWTMLFLGAVFAYIVRPVALRINRRIPYLSVSIILAMIVVIMPLVGILVFTVDSIINSAPSLLSLAGSIHVPGAGNLQPSAENTLASLRTVLRDILSGSLNYVVAILQSVPMISLQLFVFLSSTFYFARDGGRLLGYIRTLIPEETRPFMERMASETERVLLSIFYGHFLTALAIGLMAATGFYLLGYPYAILLGIMTGLFQLIPVIGPWAAYTPLSIYDFVTGNILRGILVLIFGLFLSTIDIYLRPKLSGKYADIHPMIFLVGFLGGPVVWGVAGFIVGPLVLGLAYAALEAYRMEGEE, from the coding sequence ATGATAGAGAGACTGAGGGGTGCACTGACATCGGCGTCATTCCCTGTGATGGCCCTTTTACTTCTGTCAGCAATTGTGGTATACCCCCTCTGGACCATGCTATTCCTTGGAGCCGTATTCGCCTACATTGTAAGGCCCGTAGCCCTGAGGATAAACCGGAGGATACCATACCTCTCGGTATCCATCATCCTTGCAATGATCGTGGTCATAATGCCCCTCGTTGGAATCCTTGTATTCACAGTTGATTCCATAATAAATTCAGCCCCATCTCTCCTTTCACTCGCAGGGAGCATCCACGTACCAGGGGCTGGAAATCTACAGCCCTCGGCGGAGAACACACTTGCAAGCCTGAGAACGGTTCTGAGGGACATCCTAAGCGGTTCACTCAACTATGTTGTGGCCATCCTCCAGTCTGTACCAATGATATCCCTTCAGCTCTTCGTATTCCTTTCATCAACCTTCTACTTTGCAAGGGATGGTGGGAGACTCCTGGGTTACATCAGGACCCTGATACCGGAGGAGACAAGGCCCTTCATGGAGCGAATGGCCTCCGAGACCGAGAGGGTTCTCCTCAGCATATTCTATGGCCACTTCCTGACAGCCCTTGCAATAGGTTTAATGGCTGCAACTGGCTTTTATCTTCTCGGATACCCCTACGCCATACTCCTGGGTATAATGACGGGCCTCTTTCAGCTGATACCTGTGATAGGGCCATGGGCCGCCTACACACCCCTCTCCATCTATGACTTTGTCACAGGAAACATCCTGAGGGGAATCCTTGTCCTGATATTCGGGCTCTTCCTCAGCACCATTGACATATACCTGAGGCCCAAGCTATCAGGTAAGTACGCGGATATCCACCCCATGATATTCCTTGTGGGATTTCTGGGTGGACCGGTGGTCTGGGGGGTCGCTGGCTTCATTGTGGGGCCACTGGTCCTTGGTCTTGCATATGCAGCCCTTGAGGCCTACCGTATGGAGGGTGAGGAATAA
- a CDS encoding RNA ligase — translation MNSDIPFDMIQERTGIPSSRLKVAFARGSVRLLEARGLRAILFKKPLGDLEAGTVIYLGDETEVIRGFPKIRRTLLLSPTIREHFRDRVAVEEKMNGYNVRIARLLSGETVALTRGGHVCPFTTTKAQELLDLDEFFREHPDLVVCGEMVGRDNPYVSHDYPEVGSLGFRVFDLREKNTNRPLPVEERRELLDSYGLPSVRLFGVYPTEDAAQKVADIIRALGREGREGVVMKDPSMELPPLKYTSSQAHARELAYAFSYPFDFGRPFFFSRVIREGFQAYELDESDDETLERARRLGEAIIYPMLERIKSISAGEAAYEDTVIDVEDREAAEEFIRHLVRLGVSATLADYRDGRATIRRFYQSTTDRINNYLKGGLY, via the coding sequence ATGAACAGTGACATCCCCTTCGACATGATCCAGGAGAGGACAGGTATACCATCTTCAAGGTTGAAGGTTGCATTTGCCAGGGGAAGTGTGAGGCTCCTTGAAGCCAGGGGTCTCCGGGCCATCCTCTTCAAGAAGCCCCTCGGTGACCTGGAGGCAGGGACGGTGATCTACCTTGGAGATGAAACTGAGGTCATAAGGGGATTTCCAAAGATAAGGAGGACACTGCTACTCTCACCCACCATCAGGGAACACTTCAGGGACAGGGTTGCTGTAGAGGAAAAGATGAATGGCTACAATGTTCGTATTGCACGCCTGTTATCAGGAGAAACCGTGGCACTCACAAGGGGGGGTCATGTCTGCCCCTTCACCACCACGAAGGCTCAGGAACTCCTCGACCTCGACGAATTCTTCAGGGAACACCCGGACCTCGTAGTATGTGGAGAGATGGTTGGAAGGGATAACCCCTATGTTTCACATGACTACCCGGAGGTCGGATCCCTCGGGTTCAGGGTATTCGATCTGCGGGAGAAGAACACAAACAGGCCTCTCCCTGTTGAAGAGAGGAGGGAACTCCTGGATTCCTATGGACTTCCTAGTGTGCGTCTATTCGGCGTCTACCCAACTGAGGATGCAGCCCAGAAGGTTGCAGATATAATCAGGGCCCTCGGAAGGGAGGGAAGGGAGGGCGTGGTTATGAAGGACCCCTCCATGGAGTTACCCCCCCTGAAGTACACATCATCACAGGCCCATGCGCGTGAACTTGCATACGCCTTCAGCTACCCCTTCGACTTTGGTAGACCATTCTTCTTCAGCAGAGTCATAAGGGAGGGCTTCCAGGCCTATGAACTCGATGAATCAGATGATGAAACCCTTGAAAGGGCACGCCGCCTCGGGGAGGCAATAATATACCCCATGCTCGAGAGGATAAAGAGCATATCAGCTGGCGAGGCCGCCTATGAGGACACTGTCATCGACGTTGAGGACAGGGAGGCAGCAGAAGAATTTATACGTCACCTCGTCCGCCTGGGGGTCTCAGCCACCCTCGCAGATTACCGTGACGGCAGGGCAACCATAAGACGCTTCTACCAGTCAACAACTGACAGGATAAACAACTACCTTAAGGGGGGCCTCTACTGA
- a CDS encoding dihydroorotate dehydrogenase electron transfer subunit, whose protein sequence is MDSMNVPEVLEIKRIVEESETVKTFIFSWDFRREVRPGQFVMVWDFRDEKPMSVSLIDHVRSEIGISIRRVGEFTGRVHGLSEGDLLGIRGPYGRGFELMGRNLLLVGGGIGMAPLAALADEATARGMRVDALVAARTVDELLFLDRLEAAGVNISTCTDDGSCGFKGFAHERLLELELEHDMAAVCGPEPMMFQVMRILDENAVPTQLSLERYMKCAVGICGQCCLDDTGFRVCAEGPVFWSQELSRIREFGRYRRDPAGRRVPW, encoded by the coding sequence ATGGATTCCATGAATGTTCCAGAGGTTCTTGAGATTAAGAGGATAGTTGAGGAATCTGAAACCGTGAAGACCTTCATATTCAGCTGGGACTTCAGACGGGAGGTTAGGCCGGGACAGTTCGTCATGGTCTGGGATTTCAGGGACGAGAAACCCATGTCTGTCTCCCTCATCGACCATGTGAGGTCGGAGATAGGAATATCCATAAGGAGGGTCGGTGAATTCACCGGGAGGGTCCATGGACTCAGTGAGGGCGACCTCTTGGGTATCAGGGGACCCTATGGCAGGGGATTTGAACTCATGGGCAGAAACCTGCTCCTGGTGGGGGGCGGGATAGGGATGGCGCCCCTGGCAGCCCTGGCAGATGAGGCCACCGCAAGGGGTATGCGTGTGGATGCACTTGTGGCTGCAAGGACAGTAGATGAGCTCCTCTTCCTAGACAGGCTTGAGGCTGCCGGTGTGAATATCAGTACGTGCACGGACGATGGGTCCTGTGGATTTAAGGGTTTCGCCCATGAGCGCCTCCTCGAACTTGAGTTAGAACATGATATGGCTGCTGTCTGCGGCCCGGAGCCCATGATGTTCCAGGTGATGAGGATACTGGATGAGAACGCTGTCCCTACCCAGCTCTCCCTTGAGAGATACATGAAGTGTGCGGTGGGTATCTGTGGCCAGTGCTGCCTTGATGATACCGGCTTCAGGGTATGTGCAGAGGGACCTGTATTCTGGAGTCAGGAACTATCTAGGATAAGGGAGTTTGGCCGTTACAGGCGGGACCCGGCTGGCAGGAGAGTGCCCTGGTGA
- the polB1 gene encoding DNA polymerase PolB subunit 1: MENYRMVLLDIDYVIVDEAPVIRLFGKDKGGGNEPIIAYDSSFRPYIYAIPTNLDECLRELEELELEKLEVKEMRDLGRSTEVIRIEFKHPQEVPKIRDRIRNLESVRDIREHDIPFYRRYLIDKSIVPMEELEFQGVEVDSAPSVTTDVRTVEVTGRVQSTGSVATQLDILSFDIEVRNPHGMPDPEKDEIVMIGIAGNMGYESVISTTGDHLDFVEVVEDERELLERFAEIVIDKKPDILVGYNSDNFDFPYITRRAALLGAELDLGWDGSKIRTMRRGFANATAIKGTVHVDLYPVMRRYMNLDRYTLERVYQELFGEEKIDLPGDRLWEYWDRDELRDELFRYSLDDVVATHRIAEKILPLNLELTRLVGQPLFDISRMATGQQAEWFLVRKAYQYGELVPNKPSQSDFSRRRGRRAVGGYVKEPEKGLHENIVQFDFRSLYPSIIISKNISPDTLTDEDESECYVAPEYGYRFRKSPRGFVPSVIGEILSERVRIKEEMKGSDDPMERKILNVQQEALKRLANTMYGVYGYSRFRWYSMECAEAITAWGRDYIKKTIKTAEEFGFHTVYADTDGFYATYRG, encoded by the coding sequence ATGGAAAATTACAGGATGGTCCTCCTCGACATCGACTACGTTATCGTCGACGAGGCACCGGTTATCAGACTCTTCGGTAAGGATAAAGGCGGCGGGAATGAGCCCATAATAGCCTACGACAGCTCATTCAGACCCTACATCTACGCAATCCCCACTAACCTCGATGAATGCCTCAGGGAACTCGAGGAACTGGAACTGGAGAAACTGGAAGTCAAAGAGATGAGGGACCTTGGAAGGTCCACAGAGGTCATCAGAATAGAATTCAAACACCCCCAGGAAGTGCCGAAGATCAGGGACAGGATAAGGAACCTGGAATCTGTCAGGGATATAAGGGAACATGACATCCCATTCTACAGGCGCTACCTCATAGATAAATCCATCGTACCCATGGAGGAGCTGGAGTTCCAGGGTGTCGAGGTGGACTCAGCACCATCAGTCACCACAGACGTCAGGACGGTGGAGGTAACCGGCAGGGTCCAGAGCACAGGCTCAGTGGCAACTCAACTCGACATCCTGAGCTTTGACATCGAGGTGAGGAACCCCCATGGCATGCCTGACCCTGAAAAGGACGAAATAGTGATGATTGGCATCGCCGGTAACATGGGCTACGAATCTGTCATATCAACAACTGGCGACCACCTTGACTTTGTTGAGGTGGTTGAGGATGAAAGGGAACTACTTGAGAGATTCGCAGAGATCGTAATTGATAAGAAACCGGACATACTGGTGGGATACAACTCAGACAACTTTGACTTTCCCTACATAACAAGGAGGGCGGCTCTCCTGGGCGCGGAACTCGACCTCGGCTGGGATGGTTCAAAGATCAGGACCATGAGGAGGGGTTTCGCAAACGCCACAGCCATAAAGGGAACGGTGCACGTGGACCTCTACCCGGTCATGAGGAGGTACATGAACCTTGACAGGTACACCCTGGAGAGGGTCTACCAGGAACTTTTCGGCGAGGAGAAGATCGACCTCCCCGGTGACAGGCTCTGGGAGTACTGGGACCGGGATGAGCTGAGGGATGAACTCTTCAGGTACTCCCTGGATGATGTTGTTGCAACCCACAGGATAGCAGAGAAGATACTCCCCCTCAACCTGGAGCTCACCCGGCTGGTGGGCCAGCCACTATTCGACATCTCCCGCATGGCAACGGGTCAGCAGGCGGAATGGTTCCTTGTCCGCAAGGCATACCAGTACGGGGAACTGGTACCAAACAAGCCATCCCAGTCAGACTTCTCCAGGAGGAGGGGGCGCAGGGCGGTCGGCGGATACGTCAAGGAACCAGAGAAGGGTCTCCACGAGAACATAGTCCAGTTTGACTTCAGGAGCCTCTACCCCAGCATAATAATCTCAAAGAACATCTCACCAGACACCCTGACAGATGAGGATGAATCTGAATGCTACGTGGCCCCTGAATACGGTTACAGATTCCGCAAAAGTCCCAGGGGATTCGTACCCTCAGTTATAGGTGAAATACTCTCAGAGAGGGTGAGGATCAAGGAGGAGATGAAGGGATCAGATGATCCCATGGAGAGGAAGATACTCAATGTGCAGCAGGAGGCCCTCAAGAGACTTGCAAACACCATGTACGGGGTATACGGGTACTCAAGGTTCCGCTGGTACTCCATGGAGTGCGCCGAGGCCATAACCGCATGGGGCAGAGACTATATCAAGAAAACAATAAAAACTGCAGAGGAATTTGGTTTCCACACAGTCTATGCTGATACCGATGGTTTCTATGCAACCTACAGGGGATAG
- a CDS encoding PsbP-related protein, with protein MKRYILILFMVMVVAVSGCTSEDSGTENQTKTFTANNISFEYPSDWVTANSLANDTVAAVGDPSSVDSSGLAQVSVVIQSKDLKGNLYDMYRANYEALFTNSSYRRVSETNTTIGGYQAIENIYTVTSSGTQKKQRAIWIENNGRVYVILCTAPADKFDAESRNFDLIVRTLRFL; from the coding sequence ATGAAGAGGTACATCTTAATCCTTTTCATGGTCATGGTCGTTGCTGTATCCGGCTGCACATCAGAGGATTCAGGAACTGAAAACCAGACAAAAACATTCACAGCAAATAATATTTCATTTGAATATCCATCAGACTGGGTAACAGCGAATTCGCTGGCCAACGACACAGTTGCAGCGGTTGGAGACCCATCATCCGTTGATTCCTCAGGTCTTGCCCAGGTCTCTGTGGTTATCCAATCAAAGGACCTCAAGGGGAACCTTTACGACATGTACAGGGCGAATTATGAAGCCCTTTTCACAAATTCAAGTTACAGGAGGGTCTCGGAGACCAACACAACCATCGGAGGTTATCAGGCCATCGAAAACATCTACACAGTCACATCCAGCGGAACACAGAAAAAGCAGAGGGCAATATGGATAGAGAACAATGGAAGGGTCTATGTGATACTTTGCACAGCTCCGGCAGATAAATTCGATGCCGAGAGCCGGAACTTCGACCTCATTGTCAGGACCCTGAGGTTCCTCTGA
- the coaBC gene encoding bifunctional phosphopantothenoylcysteine decarboxylase/phosphopantothenate--cysteine ligase CoaBC, giving the protein MQIILCVTGSVAAIEAVKLARELRRHGADVKCFMSEDACRIIHPYAMEFATGSKPVLELTGEIEHVKYAGADLILVAPATANIIGKMTYRLVDNPISSLLLTASGMGTPIVMVPSMHEAMYAAASENIRKLKEEGVIFIEPRMDEGKAKFPDIDTIVLEVMRQTSRQRLRGKRVLVSLGGTYEPIDPVRGITNRSSGKMGLAIARRAYIEGADVTVVAGTVSVDVPPQLRSFRAETAEEMAERVRELVADHDVFISAAAVADFKPVYSERKISSSEEFSVELRPNPKVIGIARDINPEAFIVGFKAEYDVDDDALVESARKQIRESGVDMVVANDVSVEGFGSDRNRAIIVSDMVTELPVMKKDELASIIIDEVIRKVGDNLDQLL; this is encoded by the coding sequence ATGCAAATCATACTGTGTGTCACAGGGAGTGTTGCAGCAATCGAAGCGGTGAAGCTTGCAAGGGAGCTCCGGAGACATGGAGCTGATGTTAAGTGCTTCATGAGTGAAGATGCCTGCAGGATAATACACCCCTATGCAATGGAATTTGCAACAGGAAGCAAACCGGTACTCGAACTCACAGGGGAGATTGAGCACGTTAAATATGCAGGCGCCGACCTGATCCTCGTGGCGCCGGCAACAGCCAACATCATAGGTAAGATGACATACAGGCTGGTTGATAACCCTATATCTTCCCTTCTCCTCACAGCATCAGGCATGGGGACCCCAATTGTCATGGTGCCATCGATGCATGAGGCCATGTATGCAGCCGCATCAGAGAACATCAGGAAGCTGAAGGAGGAGGGTGTTATCTTCATCGAGCCGCGCATGGATGAGGGAAAGGCCAAGTTCCCGGACATTGACACCATAGTACTTGAGGTAATGAGACAGACCTCAAGACAGAGACTGAGGGGTAAAAGGGTCCTTGTGAGTCTAGGGGGGACCTATGAACCCATAGACCCTGTCAGGGGGATTACAAACAGGAGTTCCGGTAAGATGGGCCTCGCAATAGCAAGGAGGGCCTACATCGAGGGCGCCGATGTCACTGTGGTGGCAGGCACTGTATCTGTGGATGTACCTCCACAGTTAAGATCCTTCAGGGCAGAGACGGCAGAAGAGATGGCTGAAAGGGTCAGGGAACTCGTCGCTGACCATGACGTATTCATATCTGCAGCTGCAGTGGCAGACTTCAAGCCGGTCTACAGTGAGAGGAAAATATCCTCCTCAGAGGAGTTTTCAGTTGAACTCAGGCCCAACCCCAAGGTAATAGGGATCGCAAGGGATATTAACCCTGAAGCCTTCATCGTTGGATTCAAGGCAGAGTATGATGTGGATGATGATGCACTGGTGGAATCTGCAAGGAAACAGATCAGGGAATCCGGTGTTGACATGGTTGTTGCCAACGACGTCTCTGTTGAGGGTTTTGGCTCAGACAGGAACAGGGCAATCATTGTTTCAGACATGGTCACCGAGCTTCCTGTTATGAAAAAGGATGAACTTGCCTCCATCATAATTGATGAAGTGATAAGGAAGGTTGGAGACAACCTTGACCAGTTATTATAG